A portion of the Glycine max cultivar Williams 82 chromosome 10, Glycine_max_v4.0, whole genome shotgun sequence genome contains these proteins:
- the LOC100787182 gene encoding phosphoribosylaminoimidazole carboxylase, chloroplastic isoform X2, protein MRKQRKMGHITIVGPSLSNIESNLAVVVEGKRLDDKTAVAPCVGIIMGSDSDLPVMKSAAEILEMFGVPHEVRIVSAHRTPELMFSYASSAHERGIQVIIAGAGGAAHLPGMVAALTPLPVIGVPVRASTLDGIDSLLSIVQMPRGVPVATVAVNNATNAGLLAVRMLGVANDDLLSRMSRYQEDQKESVLDKGDKLEKHGWKSYLNNS, encoded by the exons ATGAGAAAGCAACGGAAGATGGGCCATATAACCATTGTTGGGCCTTCCCTTAGCAATATTGAAAGCAATCTTGCTGTAGTGGTGGAAGGGAAAAGATTAGATGACAAGACTGCAG TTGCTCCATGTGTGGGGATCATAATGGGTTCTGATTCAGATCTACCTGTTATGAAAAGTGCCGCTGAAATCTTGGAGATGTTTGGTGTGCCTCACGAG GTAAGAATAGTTTCAGCTCACAGGACTCCAGAATTGATGTTTTCTTATGCCTCATCTGCTCATGAACGAGGCATACAAGTCATTATTGCTGGTGCTGGTGGTGCAGCTCACTTGCCtg GTATGGTTGCTGCTCTTACTCCCTTGCCTGTTATTGGCGTTCCTGTGCGTGCTTCTACCTTGGATGGGATTGATTCACTCTTGTCAATTGTCCAG ATGCCGAGAGGTGTCCCCGTTGCCACTGTTGCAGTTAATAATGCAACTAATGCTGGATTACTGGCGGTGAGGATGTTGGGTGTTGCCAATGATGATCTTCTGTCAAG GATGAGTCGATATCAAGAGGACCAAAAGGAAAGCGTATTGGACAAAGGAGATAAGTTAGAAAAACATGGTTGGAAATCCTACTTAAACAATAGTTAA